The Anabaena sphaerica FACHB-251 genome includes a window with the following:
- a CDS encoding OB-fold-containig protein yields the protein MYSNKNIKIPAKYLAGENMLFSPANLPYWIFLITGILLFLFMIFIGGGEAELDADADLDVETDSEVSFGNFLGWAGIGKAPLLLLLATDLSLWGVIGWMFNVWFGGIAQNLKVPFIEIIILLVSLFISLFIGRLIAEPIGKMFAEFSEDASSDRLVGCIGTVTSVYIPTENLGKIGQVDILDPKGNFLTINAVIPDWATIAPQRGEKVIVIEIKQQLYLVITKDSVDEEHWLNSSNSKN from the coding sequence ATGTATTCAAACAAGAATATAAAAATACCTGCTAAATATCTTGCAGGAGAAAATATGCTGTTTAGTCCAGCTAACTTACCTTATTGGATTTTCCTAATCACGGGAATATTGCTTTTTTTGTTCATGATTTTTATAGGAGGGGGAGAAGCAGAATTAGATGCTGATGCAGATTTAGATGTGGAAACTGACAGCGAAGTGAGCTTTGGAAACTTTCTCGGATGGGCAGGTATTGGTAAAGCTCCATTGTTGTTATTGTTGGCAACAGATTTAAGTCTGTGGGGTGTTATTGGTTGGATGTTCAATGTTTGGTTTGGTGGCATTGCTCAAAATCTAAAAGTTCCTTTCATCGAGATTATTATCTTGTTGGTTTCCCTATTTATAAGTTTATTTATAGGTAGATTGATAGCTGAACCAATTGGTAAAATGTTTGCTGAATTTAGTGAAGATGCAAGTAGCGATCGCCTAGTAGGTTGCATTGGTACTGTTACTTCTGTCTATATTCCTACGGAAAATCTAGGCAAAATTGGTCAGGTAGATATTCTCGATCCAAAAGGTAATTTTTTGACTATTAATGCTGTTATTCCAGATTGGGCAACTATCGCACCACAACGGGGAGAGAAAGTGATAGTAATTGAAATTAAACAGCAACTTTATTTAGTGATTACTAAAGACAGTGTAGATGAAGAACATTGGTTAAATAGCTCAAACTCTAAAAATTAA
- a CDS encoding flotillin family protein, with protein MLFWLTFIQALPTVNVPEISSFKGQSKQEYTTSINPAFPLTTQPTLAQINGGIVFPGIVVTLVLLLLLSLFAYTRVYVVTPNNEAFVRTGGLFTKKKAVILYGGCIVLPGFHQLTRVPLREISIDVERTGKMAVRTKDYLRADIRVTFYVCINASEDDVLTAAARLSQNGTKINPEDIKNALEKRADDAIRAAAKTKDLAEIDSDKLGFAQEVLNLVGTDLKKVGLTLNNIAISEILESVTYDPDNFFDAQGVRLRTEIIQRSVQQKREVELSAQVTIEQKELDAQKRSLQIAQEQESAKLSQKLQVEALKAQREREIQESKDREAATVQRTKILQEKSVEEEEIRRKLSLQQSQIEADIALEERNKQLKVAQALQKQEAELAEIIRQQSVQSGKLKAQVQIAESERVARLAQEDVAIAIANKKRESFVAQAEQAKAEESVKTAGEVEKAERTKRLSIIAAEREAQERSISDRNVVEIDAFRRRRQAEIAQEAAELEAEAIRTLADANRDKALAEAEGIQAKIAAENTISNANLSAKILTTIWPELADKLPEIVTALAPQPGVLGDTRIYSFPGANGSNGSQDINKLLLSTSGLSLINTLLDEGKLGDLIGQVSQMVRSNNSVSPPSLNHQDKESN; from the coding sequence ATGCTTTTTTGGCTGACATTTATCCAGGCTCTACCAACTGTTAATGTACCGGAAATATCATCATTTAAGGGACAATCAAAGCAGGAATATACAACATCAATTAATCCCGCATTTCCACTGACAACACAGCCGACTTTAGCCCAAATAAATGGGGGAATAGTATTTCCTGGGATTGTTGTTACTTTAGTTTTACTGCTGCTATTAAGCTTGTTTGCTTATACCAGAGTTTATGTAGTCACACCCAACAACGAAGCTTTTGTGAGGACGGGGGGACTATTTACTAAAAAGAAAGCGGTAATTCTCTATGGTGGTTGCATTGTTTTACCGGGATTTCATCAATTAACAAGAGTACCTTTGAGGGAAATTTCTATTGATGTAGAACGCACTGGAAAAATGGCTGTGCGTACCAAAGATTATCTGAGAGCAGATATCAGAGTTACTTTTTATGTATGTATTAATGCCTCAGAAGATGATGTTTTGACTGCTGCTGCCAGACTATCACAAAATGGTACAAAAATTAATCCTGAAGACATCAAAAATGCTTTAGAAAAAAGAGCAGATGACGCAATTAGAGCCGCAGCTAAAACCAAGGATTTAGCAGAAATTGATTCTGATAAATTGGGGTTTGCTCAGGAAGTTTTAAACTTGGTGGGTACAGATTTGAAGAAAGTGGGATTAACACTAAATAATATTGCCATTTCGGAAATATTAGAAAGTGTTACCTATGATCCTGATAATTTCTTTGATGCTCAAGGTGTACGTTTGCGAACGGAAATTATTCAACGTTCAGTGCAACAAAAACGGGAAGTTGAATTATCAGCACAGGTGACAATTGAGCAGAAAGAATTGGATGCTCAAAAAAGATCATTGCAAATTGCCCAAGAGCAAGAAAGTGCTAAACTATCTCAAAAGCTGCAAGTAGAAGCACTAAAAGCACAGCGAGAAAGGGAAATTCAAGAGTCTAAAGATAGAGAAGCTGCAACGGTACAACGTACCAAAATTTTGCAAGAAAAATCAGTGGAAGAGGAAGAAATTCGCAGAAAGTTATCCCTCCAACAAAGCCAAATTGAAGCTGATATTGCTTTAGAAGAACGGAATAAACAATTAAAAGTAGCGCAAGCATTGCAAAAACAAGAAGCAGAATTAGCAGAAATTATTCGTCAACAAAGTGTACAATCTGGAAAGTTGAAAGCACAAGTACAGATAGCTGAATCAGAAAGAGTCGCAAGATTAGCTCAAGAAGATGTGGCCATAGCAATTGCTAACAAAAAACGTGAAAGCTTTGTTGCACAAGCAGAACAAGCTAAAGCCGAAGAATCTGTAAAAACAGCCGGTGAAGTCGAAAAAGCTGAACGTACCAAACGCTTATCTATTATAGCCGCAGAAAGGGAAGCTCAAGAACGGAGTATCAGCGATCGCAACGTTGTCGAAATCGACGCTTTCCGTCGTCGTCGTCAAGCAGAAATTGCCCAAGAAGCAGCCGAATTAGAAGCAGAAGCAATTCGTACTCTCGCAGATGCTAACCGTGATAAAGCCTTAGCTGAAGCAGAAGGTATTCAAGCTAAAATTGCGGCCGAAAATACTATTAGCAATGCTAACTTAAGTGCGAAAATTCTCACAACTATCTGGCCAGAATTAGCGGATAAACTACCAGAAATTGTCACTGCTTTAGCACCACAACCAGGAGTTTTAGGAGATACTCGCATTTATTCCTTCCCCGGTGCAAATGGTAGTAATGGCAGTCAAGATATTAACAAGTTGCTATTATCTACTAGCGGACTTTCCTTAATTAATACCTTGTTAGATGAAGGTAAATTAGGAGACTTAATTGGGCAAGTTAGTCAAATGGTGCGTAGTAATAACTCAGTCAGTCCACCCAGTCTGAATCACCAAGACAAAGAAAGTAATTAA
- a CDS encoding DUF2288 domain-containing protein, which yields MSDLKDALKENLDEAEWDWLIPHAQRDAIIVVADGLDLLDVGEAIASDNMPSVQNWIDEQLLAKPTPEQLGEWNSDRTKRFNALIVEPYVLVQEKATV from the coding sequence ATGTCAGATTTAAAAGATGCTTTAAAAGAAAACTTGGATGAAGCGGAATGGGATTGGCTAATTCCCCATGCACAAAGGGATGCGATCATTGTGGTAGCGGATGGGTTAGATTTGCTGGATGTGGGAGAAGCGATCGCTAGTGATAATATGCCCTCTGTCCAAAATTGGATTGATGAACAGTTGCTGGCCAAACCCACACCAGAACAGTTAGGAGAATGGAATAGCGATCGCACCAAGCGGTTTAATGCTCTAATTGTTGAACCTTACGTTTTAGTGCAAGAAAAAGCTACTGTTTGA
- a CDS encoding AI-2E family transporter, with protein MLTSQNQESKIDTSGFEARNLLQRLNSLALVRFLLLIACGWVIIQLLDYFQLVIVIFTFATILAFLLSYPVKWLQRFLPHGLAVIVVFLVSIFILGGIAITVSLAVLSQGQQLVDSITVFLNSLVPLIEQIEKFLQSRNLQIDLSAIETQIRDQAVSTLVTSLAILQAVLTNFITFILIAVVAFFMLLDGEKLWKLMLKIIPQKQRGRVTKVIKRNFLGFFRAQLLLTLFLTTSTFLVFILLNVPFALLLAVIVGLIDIIPGIGATLGISIVSLIILSQDVWLAFKVLGTCIILQQIQDNLIAPRVMQGTLNLNPVVVFLAILLGARIAGLLGIFISIPITGIIVSLLEIEEMKSEI; from the coding sequence ATTTTGACAAGCCAAAATCAAGAATCAAAAATTGATACGAGTGGCTTTGAAGCCAGAAATTTATTGCAGCGTCTCAATAGTTTAGCATTAGTCCGATTTTTACTTTTAATTGCTTGTGGTTGGGTAATTATACAACTGCTAGATTATTTTCAATTGGTAATTGTGATTTTCACATTTGCTACTATTTTGGCCTTTTTACTTAGCTATCCTGTCAAATGGTTACAAAGGTTTTTACCTCACGGGTTAGCAGTTATTGTTGTTTTCTTGGTGAGCATATTTATTCTGGGAGGTATAGCTATTACTGTAAGTTTAGCAGTTTTATCCCAGGGTCAACAATTAGTAGATAGTATTACAGTTTTTTTAAATTCTTTAGTACCTTTAATAGAGCAAATAGAAAAATTTTTACAATCCCGAAATCTTCAGATAGACTTGAGTGCTATTGAAACACAAATACGCGATCAAGCTGTATCAACTCTAGTTACAAGTTTGGCTATTTTACAAGCAGTACTCACTAATTTTATTACTTTTATCTTAATTGCCGTTGTGGCTTTCTTCATGTTACTTGATGGCGAAAAGCTGTGGAAATTGATGCTCAAAATCATACCCCAGAAGCAACGCGGTAGAGTTACTAAAGTAATCAAACGTAATTTTTTAGGATTTTTTAGAGCGCAATTATTATTAACTTTATTTCTCACAACTTCCACGTTTTTAGTTTTTATATTATTAAATGTGCCTTTTGCTTTGCTACTGGCAGTTATAGTGGGTCTAATTGATATTATTCCTGGTATTGGGGCAACTTTAGGAATTAGTATAGTTAGTTTAATCATTTTATCCCAGGATGTCTGGTTAGCATTCAAGGTATTGGGTACGTGTATTATTCTCCAGCAAATTCAAGATAATTTAATTGCCCCACGAGTGATGCAAGGTACATTAAATCTTAATCCTGTTGTGGTTTTTTTGGCTATACTATTGGGTGCTAGAATTGCTGGTTTATTGGGTATTTTTATATCTATTCCCATCACAGGTATTATTGTATCTTTGTTAGAAATCGAAGAAATGAAATCAGAGATTTAG
- a CDS encoding 1-acylglycerol-3-phosphate O-acyltransferase, whose protein sequence is MTREREPLISLALYQAFKWSVVSPILHTYFRVKIYGVENVPQTSPVLVVSNHASYFDPPIVSNCVRRPVAYMAKEELFKVPVLAQAIKLYGAYPVSRGSADRAAIRAALECLDHGWAVGVFLEGTRTPDGRITDPKKGAALIAAKAKVPFLPVSLWGTDKILQPGSSLPRAVPITVRIGKLIDAPTSTSKPELEAMTQKCATVINEMHDLGR, encoded by the coding sequence GTGACCAGAGAACGCGAACCTTTAATTAGTTTGGCACTTTACCAGGCTTTCAAGTGGTCAGTGGTTAGTCCCATACTTCACACTTATTTCCGTGTGAAGATTTATGGCGTGGAAAATGTCCCCCAAACCAGTCCAGTGCTAGTAGTTAGCAATCATGCAAGTTACTTTGACCCTCCAATTGTTTCTAATTGTGTACGTCGTCCAGTCGCGTATATGGCTAAGGAAGAATTGTTTAAAGTCCCAGTTTTAGCACAAGCTATTAAACTATACGGTGCTTATCCCGTCAGTCGGGGTAGTGCTGACCGTGCTGCTATTCGTGCGGCTCTAGAATGTCTTGATCATGGTTGGGCTGTGGGTGTATTTTTAGAAGGTACTCGTACCCCCGACGGTCGCATTACTGACCCCAAAAAAGGCGCAGCACTAATAGCAGCTAAGGCCAAAGTACCTTTTTTACCCGTGAGTTTATGGGGTACTGACAAGATTTTACAACCAGGTTCATCTCTTCCCCGTGCAGTTCCCATTACTGTCAGAATTGGTAAACTAATTGATGCTCCTACTTCTACTAGTAAACCAGAATTAGAAGCAATGACACAAAAATGTGCGACTGTGATTAATGAAATGCACGATTTAGGACGATAG
- a CDS encoding DUF2795 domain-containing protein: MAVSAIDISRSLSGIDFPANKEDLVSHARDKNASKEVIDVLQQMPEREYENMADVEHEFGQVR; encoded by the coding sequence ATGGCAGTATCTGCGATTGATATTTCCAGAAGTCTCAGTGGCATAGATTTTCCTGCAAATAAAGAGGATTTGGTCAGCCATGCCAGAGATAAAAATGCCAGCAAGGAGGTAATCGACGTTCTCCAACAAATGCCAGAGCGTGAATATGAAAACATGGCAGATGTGGAACACGAATTTGGTCAAGTTAGATAA
- the fabD gene encoding ACP S-malonyltransferase — protein sequence MTKTAWVFPGQGSQALGMGMDLLDIPSAKAKFDQAEAILGWSVSEICQNDEERLSRTLYTQPCLYVIESILVDLLRERGQEPNLVAGHSLGEYIALYAAGVFDWSTGLHLVKRRAEIMDNAAGGMMAALLNFDREQLDQVISETPDVVLANDNSSAQVVISGTPEGVQAVMSQVKAKRAVPLKVSGAFHSHLMAAASQEFQEILDATVFQTAVVPVASNVDPVPEVDADILKQRLTQQMTGSVRWREIALQLPEHGIEKVVEIGPGNVLTGLIKRTASGLKLENIRNTGELPVDD from the coding sequence ATGACTAAAACTGCATGGGTGTTTCCCGGACAAGGTTCGCAAGCCTTGGGCATGGGAATGGATCTACTAGATATACCATCTGCCAAAGCAAAATTCGACCAAGCTGAGGCAATTTTGGGCTGGTCTGTGAGCGAAATTTGTCAAAATGACGAAGAAAGATTATCACGCACACTTTACACACAGCCCTGTTTATATGTGATAGAAAGTATTCTCGTTGATTTATTGCGGGAACGGGGACAAGAACCAAATTTAGTCGCCGGTCACAGTTTAGGAGAATATATTGCTCTTTATGCTGCTGGTGTTTTTGACTGGTCTACTGGTTTACACTTAGTCAAACGCCGCGCAGAAATTATGGATAATGCTGCTGGTGGGATGATGGCTGCATTACTCAATTTTGACCGGGAACAATTAGACCAAGTGATTTCCGAAACACCGGATGTCGTGTTAGCAAATGATAACAGTTCAGCACAAGTTGTTATTTCGGGGACTCCTGAAGGTGTACAAGCTGTAATGTCCCAAGTGAAAGCTAAACGTGCTGTGCCTCTCAAAGTTTCCGGTGCTTTTCACTCACATTTAATGGCAGCAGCATCACAGGAATTTCAAGAAATTTTAGATGCAACAGTTTTTCAAACAGCTGTTGTTCCCGTTGCATCAAATGTAGATCCAGTTCCTGAAGTTGATGCAGACATTTTAAAGCAGCGTTTAACTCAACAAATGACTGGTTCAGTGCGTTGGCGAGAAATTGCTTTGCAATTACCAGAACATGGGATTGAGAAAGTAGTAGAAATTGGACCTGGCAACGTTTTAACTGGTTTGATTAAACGTACTGCCTCTGGCTTGAAGTTGGAGAATATTCGTAATACTGGGGAGTTACCTGTTGATGATTAA
- a CDS encoding beta-ketoacyl-ACP synthase III: protein MGRLGVQNLFNNGIAITGSGSAVPATPLDNQLLTELVETSDEWITTRTGISQRQLALPPESLTTLATDASKQALAAAGIKAEDIDLILLATSTPDDLFGSACRVQAELGAIKAVAFDLTAACSGFVFGLVTAAQYIRTGVYQNVLLIGGDILSRWVDWQDRRTCVLFGDGAGAVVLQANKSDRLLGFSLKSDGTQNHYLNLAYQGTTQQVTPNIHVPTGTYQPISMNGKEVYRFAVQKVPEVIDKALFEAHLSVDKIDWLILHQANQRIINSVAERLNIPEHKVISNVAHYGNTSAASIPLALDEAVRQGKIKPNDIIATSGFGAGLTWGAAIFQWGR from the coding sequence ATGGGGAGATTAGGAGTGCAGAATTTATTCAACAATGGCATAGCAATAACAGGGAGTGGCTCGGCAGTACCAGCAACTCCCTTGGATAACCAGTTACTAACGGAACTCGTTGAGACTTCAGACGAGTGGATTACCACAAGAACAGGAATTAGTCAACGGCAGTTAGCATTACCGCCTGAATCATTGACTACACTGGCAACGGATGCTAGTAAACAGGCTCTTGCAGCAGCAGGAATTAAAGCAGAGGATATTGATTTAATTTTGCTGGCAACTTCTACCCCAGATGACTTATTTGGTAGTGCTTGTCGAGTTCAAGCTGAATTAGGGGCAATCAAAGCAGTGGCCTTTGATTTAACAGCCGCCTGTTCTGGTTTCGTGTTTGGACTAGTCACAGCAGCCCAATATATCAGAACAGGTGTTTACCAAAATGTACTATTGATCGGGGGAGATATCCTATCTCGTTGGGTAGATTGGCAAGATCGCCGCACTTGTGTATTGTTCGGTGATGGTGCTGGGGCAGTGGTTTTGCAAGCGAATAAGAGCGATCGCTTATTGGGATTTTCCCTAAAAAGCGATGGAACTCAAAACCATTATCTCAACTTGGCTTATCAAGGTACTACTCAACAAGTGACACCAAATATTCATGTACCTACAGGCACTTATCAACCCATCAGCATGAACGGTAAAGAAGTTTATCGCTTTGCCGTTCAGAAAGTGCCAGAAGTCATAGACAAAGCTTTATTTGAGGCTCATCTGAGTGTAGATAAAATAGATTGGTTAATTTTACATCAAGCAAATCAGCGTATTATCAATTCCGTGGCTGAACGCTTAAATATTCCTGAACATAAAGTAATTAGTAATGTTGCTCATTATGGAAACACCTCCGCTGCTTCCATCCCCTTGGCATTAGATGAAGCAGTAAGGCAAGGCAAAATCAAACCTAATGATATCATTGCCACCTCTGGCTTTGGCGCAGGCTTAACCTGGGGTGCAGCAATTTTTCAATGGGGAAGATAG
- the plsX gene encoding phosphate acyltransferase PlsX, with product MGSTGVRIAIDAMGGDYAPAEIVAGALRAKEELGVKILLVGDLQQIEAVIPPKTNMAGLEIVPAEEAIAMDEEPLNAVRKKRKASINVAMDLVKNNQADAIFSAGHSGAAMASALLRLGRLPGIDRPAIGTVFPTIKAGKPVLILDVGANVDCRPKFLEQFAVMGSIYSQYVLGMPEPKIGLLNIGEEDTKGNEAALRAYQLLRENTQINFSGNAEGRDVLSGEFDVIVCDGFVGNVLLKFAEAVGGVILQILREELPQGLHGQIGTAILKPNLKRVKQRMDHAEHGGALLLGVNGICFIGHGSSQAPSIFSAIRMAKEAVDNQVLQRLQSQYQILQSESD from the coding sequence ATGGGATCGACTGGTGTAAGGATCGCAATTGATGCTATGGGAGGCGATTACGCACCCGCTGAAATCGTCGCTGGCGCACTGCGAGCGAAGGAAGAATTGGGTGTGAAAATCTTGTTGGTGGGTGATCTCCAACAAATTGAAGCTGTCATACCGCCAAAAACAAATATGGCGGGATTGGAGATTGTTCCTGCTGAGGAAGCGATCGCTATGGATGAAGAGCCTTTAAACGCAGTTAGAAAAAAGCGTAAGGCTTCCATTAATGTAGCGATGGATTTAGTTAAAAATAATCAGGCAGATGCTATATTTTCTGCTGGTCACTCTGGCGCAGCAATGGCATCCGCTTTGCTACGTTTAGGTAGACTACCAGGAATTGACCGCCCGGCAATTGGGACAGTATTCCCCACCATCAAAGCAGGCAAGCCAGTATTAATACTTGATGTTGGCGCTAATGTAGACTGTCGTCCTAAATTTTTAGAGCAGTTTGCGGTGATGGGTTCGATTTATAGTCAGTATGTATTGGGGATGCCTGAACCCAAAATAGGATTATTGAATATAGGTGAAGAAGATACCAAAGGTAATGAAGCAGCCCTCCGTGCCTATCAATTATTACGAGAAAATACCCAAATTAACTTTAGTGGCAACGCGGAAGGTCGTGATGTCTTATCTGGTGAATTTGATGTGATCGTCTGTGATGGTTTTGTCGGTAATGTGTTATTAAAATTTGCCGAAGCAGTCGGAGGAGTAATTCTGCAAATTCTGCGGGAAGAATTACCCCAAGGGCTACATGGACAAATCGGCACAGCAATCTTAAAACCCAACCTCAAGCGTGTTAAACAGCGGATGGATCACGCAGAACATGGTGGGGCTTTGCTGTTAGGCGTAAACGGAATCTGTTTTATTGGTCATGGTAGTTCCCAAGCACCTTCTATTTTTAGTGCTATTCGCATGGCCAAAGAAGCTGTAGATAATCAAGTATTACAAAGACTACAGTCACAATATCAAATCCTACAGAGCGAAAGCGATTAG